From a single Raphanus sativus cultivar WK10039 chromosome 3, ASM80110v3, whole genome shotgun sequence genomic region:
- the LOC108847806 gene encoding rhodanese-like/PpiC domain-containing protein 12, chloroplastic yields the protein MFRITGNLSAVSSPAAASFSAALRLSVSHILALASPPTHPRRFSTFSRSLLGKHISSLRVRPRVPSMYPARLSGFSALKARASFSSGSSSSSSQSREILVQHVLVKEGDSELFAELQKRILDGEDMSDLAAEYSICPSKKEGGILGWVKLGQMVPEFEEAAFKAEPNHVVRCKTQFGWHLLQVLSEREPVKDIQVEELHSKMQDPVFMDEAQLIDVREPDEIATASLPGFKVFPLRQFGTWAPDITSKLNPEKDTFVLCKVGGRSLQVANWLQSQGFKSVYNVAGGIQAYSLKVDPSIPTY from the exons ATGTTTAGAATCACCGGAAATCTCTCTGCGGTATCATCTCCGGCGGCGGCGTCATTCTCCGCCGCACTGAGACTCTCCGTTTCCCACATTCTCGCTCTCGCATCACCACCTACCCATCCCCGCCGCTTCTCGACGTTCTCTCGTTCACTTCTGGGCAAACACATCTCTTCGCTCCGAGTCCGACCACGCGTTCCTTCCATGTACCCTGCCAGACTCTCTGGCTTCTCGGCTCTCAAAGCGAGAG CTTCGTTTAGCAGTgggagtagtagtagtagtagtcaAAGCAGAGAGATTCTGGTGCAGCATGTGCTTGTTAAGGAGGGTGACTCTGAGCTCTTTGCTGAACTCCAGAAGCGAATCTTGGATG GAGAGGATATGAGTGATCTTGCAGCCGAGTACTCGATTTGTCCATCTAAAAAGGAGGGTGGTATACTTGGATGGGTTAAACTTGGTCAAATG gtaccAGAGTTTGAGGAAGCTGCGTTTAAAGCAGAGCCGAATCATGTAGTCAGGTGTAAAACCCAATTTGGCTGGCACTTGTTACAAGTTCTATCTGAGAG GGAACCTGTGAAAGACATCCAGGTGGAGGAGCTGCATTCCAAAATGCAAGATCCAGTTTTCATGGACGAGGCTCAGTTGATTGATGTCAGAGAACCTGACGAGAT AGCCACAGCATCCTTGCCAGGATTTAAAGTGTTTCCGCTCCGCCAATTCGGAACCTGGGCACCAGACATCACTTCAAAGCTGAACCCTGAGAAGGATACATTCGTCCTG TGTAAGGTTGGTGGCAGGTCGTTGCAGGTCGCCAACTGGCTGCAATCTCAG GGCTTCAAGAGTGTGTACAATGTGGCTGGTGGAATACAAGCCTATTCTCTCAAGGTTGACCCATCAATTCCTACCTACTGA
- the LOC108847517 gene encoding PH, RCC1 and FYVE domains-containing protein 1 isoform X1 — MSRNARMTSDLSRAGPVARDIEQAVTALKKGAYLLKYGRRGKPKFCPFRLSNDESVLIWFSGNEEKHLKLSHVSRIISGQRTPIFQRYPRPEKEYQSFSLIYDERSLDVICKDKDEAEVWFSGLKALVSRCHQRRWRTESRSDGTPSEATSPRTYTRRSSPLHSPFSSNESFQKDGSSHHRIHSPYESPPKNGIDKAFSDMSLYALPPKGFFPSDPAAISVHSLSSGASDSIHGHMKGMSMDAFRVSLSSAISSSSHGSGHDDGDALGDVFIWGEGIGEGVLGGGSHRVGSSLEIKMDSFVPKALESTVVLDVQNIACGGQHGVLVTKQGETFSWGEESEGRLGHGVDSNVQHPKLIDALSTTNIELVACGEYHSCAVSLSGDLYTWGKGDFGILGHGNEVSHWIPKRVNFLMEGLHVSSIACGPYHTAVVTSAGQLFTFGDGTFGVLGHGDKKSVFIPREVDSLKGLRTVRAACGVWHTAAVVEVMVGSSSSSNCSSGKLFTWGDGDKGRLGHGDKEPKLVPTCVAALVEPNFCQVACGHSLTVALTTSGQVYTMGSPVYGQLGNPHADGKVPARVEGKLHKGFVEEIACGAFHVAVLTAKTEVYTWGKGSNGRLGHGDADDRNSPTLVESLRDKQVKSIACGSNFTAAVCLHKWASGMDQSMCSGCRQPFNLRRKRHNCYNCGLVFCHSCSSKKSLKACMAPNQNKPYRVCDKCFSKLKKAMETDASSHSSLSRRESVNQGSDAVDRDEKLDSRSDGQLTRFSLLEPIRQADSRSKKSKKYEFNSSRVSPVPGSHRGSLNITKSFNPTFGVSKKFFSASVPGSRIASRATSPISRRPSPPRSTTPTPTLSGLITPRIVVEDAKRANDNVSQEVLMLRSQVENLTRKAQLQQVELERTTKQLKEALAIASEETARCKAAKDVIKSLTAQLKDMAERLPVGSARTIKSPSHNSFGSSPDYVAAPSSNTLNRPNSRGSDPDGVNTIPMFANGTSTPVFDGASFRQQANHAAESINRISTRAKESEARSENEWVEQDEPGVYITLTALPGGARDLKRVRFSRKRFSEKQAEEWWAENRGRVYEQYNVRLVVDKSSVGVGSEDLAH; from the exons ATGTCGAGGAACGCACGAATGACGTCGGATCTTAGCAGAGCCGGTCCAGTCGCGAGGGATATTGAGCAG GCTGTCACTGCTCTGAAAAAGGGAGCTTATTTGCTCAAGTATGGAAGAAGGGGAAAGCCTAAGTTCTGCCCTTTTCGCCTTTCTAAT GATGAATCTGTTTTGATATGGTTCTCGGGGAACGAAGAGAAGCATTTGAAGCTGAGCCATGTTTCTCGGATCATATCTGGCCAGCGCACT CCTATTTTTCAGAGATATCCACGTCCCGAGAAAGAATATCAATCGTTCTCGCTAATATACGACGAGAGGTCGCTGGATGTG ATATGCAAGGATAAAGATGAGGCTGAAGTGTGGTTTAGTGGTTTAAAAGCCTTAGTCTCTCGTTGTCATCAACGGAGATGGAGAACCGAATCAAGAAGTGATGGAACTCCATCCGAAGCTACCAGTCCAAGGACATATACCCGGAGAAGCTCCCCTTTACATTCTCCATTTAGCAGCAATGAAAGTTTCCAGAAG GATGGCTCTAGTCACCATCGTATTCACAGTCCATATGAGAGCCCGCCTAAGAATGGCATTGATAAGGCATTTTCAGACATGTCGTTGTATGCACTTCCTCCAAAAGGTTTTTTTCCCTCAGATCCAGCAGCTATTTCAGTTCACTCTTTGTCATCTGGAGCCTCTGATTCCATACATGGTCATATGAAAGGTATGAGTATGGATGCTTTTAGAGTTAGTCTGTCAAGTGCTATTAGTTCTTCGAGCCATGGTTCTGGTCATGATGATGGAGATGCGTTGGGAGACGTTTTTATTTGGGGAGAAGGAATAGGTGAAGGTGTTTTGGGTGGTGGAAGCCATAGAGTTGGAAGTTCGCTTGAGATCAAAATGGATTCCTTTGTGCCAAAAGCTTTAGAATCTACTGTAGTACTTGATGTCCAGAATATTGCTTGTGGTGGACAGCATGGTGTTCTTGTTACAAAGCAAGGAGAAACTTTTTCTTGGGGAGAGGAATCCGAGGGTAGGCTTGGCCATGGTGTAGATTCTAATGTTCAACATCCAAAGCTTATTGATGCACTCAGTACCACAAATATTGAGCTTGTAGCATGTGGCGAATACCATAGCTGTGCAGTTTCTCTATCGGGGGATTTGTATACCTGGGGTAAAGGAGATTTTGGTATTCTGGGACATGGAAATGAAGTCAGTCACTGGATCCCGAAAAGAGTGAACTTTCTTATGGAAGGGTTACATGTATCATCCATCGCTTGTGGACCTTACCACACAGCTGTTGTGACTTCTGCTGGGCAGTTGTTCACTTTTGGTGATGGGACCTTTGGTGTTTTGGGCCATGGAGACAAGAAAAGTGTTTTCATACCCAGAGAGGTAGACTCTTTGAAAGGTCTTCGCACTGTCCGTGCAGCCTGCGGTGTATGGCACACAGCCGCAGTTGTAGAAGTCATGGTTGGAAGCTCGAGTTCTAGTAACTGCTCCTCCGGAAAGCTCTTTACATGGGGTGATGGTGACAAGGGTCGTCTTGGGCACGGTGACAAAGAACCAAAACTTGTGCCTACCTGTGTTGCAGCTCTTGTAGAACCTAATTTTTGTCAAGTGGCGTGTGGACATAGCCTAACAGTTGCACTAACAACATCGGGCCAGGTCTATACTATGGGTAGTCCTGTTTATGGTCAGCTTGGAAACCCACATGCTGATGGAAAGGTACCAGCTCGTGTTGAAGGTAAACTTCACAAGGGTTTTGTCGAGGAAATTGCTTGCGGTGCTTTTCATGTTGCAGTTTTAACTGCAAAGACTGAGGTTTACACTTGGGGAAAAGGATCAAATGGCAGACTAGGCCATGGGGATGCAGATGATAGAAATTCACCAACATTGGTTGAGTCGCTTAGGGATAAACAGGTGAAAAGTATTGCATGTGGTTCCAACTTTACCGCAGCTGTCTGCCTGCACAAGTGGGCATCAGGGATGGACCAGTCCATGTGTTCAGGTTGCCGTCAGCCTTTCAATTTAAGGAGAAAGCGGCATAACTGCTATAACTGTGGACTTGTGTTCTGCCACTCTTGCAGTAGTAAAAAGTCCCTGAAGGCGTGTATGGCACCAAACCAGAACAAACCATATCGAGTGTGTGACAAGTGTTTTAGCAAATTGAAAAAGGCCATGGAAACTGATGCATCATCTCATTCTTCTTTGAGTCGAAGAGAAAGTGTCAACCAGGGATCAGATGCAGTTGACAGAGATGAGAAGTTGGATTCTAGATCCGACGGACAGTTAACTAGATTCTCATTGTTGGAGCCCATAAGGCAAGCGGACAGCCGATCCAAGAAGAGTAAGAAGTACGAGTTTAATAGTAGCCGTGTCTCACCAGTACCAGGCTCTCACCGGGGTTCACTAAACATAACCAAGTCTTTTAATCCAACTTTTGGAGTATCAAAGAAATTCTTTTCAGCGTCTGTTCCAGGCTCCCGAATTGCGTCTCGTGCAACTTCACCAATATCAAGACGTCCAAGCCCACCTCGCTCAACCACGCCAACTCCCACTCTTTCAGGGCTCATTACACCGAGAATTGTCGTGGAGGATGCCAAGAGAGCCAATGATAACGTAAGCCAGGAGGTGCTTATGCTAAGATCACAA GTTGAAAATCTTACACGGAAGGCACAACTTCAACAAGTTGAACTAGAAAGAACAACCAAACAGCTAAAGGAGGCACTGGCAATAGCTAGCGAAGAAACAGCGAGATGCAAGGCAGCTAAAGATGTGATTAAATCACTTACCGCTCAG TTGAAAGACATGGCTGAAAGATTACCTGTTGGATCAGCCCGGACAATCAAGTCTCCTTCTCATAACTCGTTTGGTTCCAGTCCTGATTACGTTGCCGCCCCTTCGTCTAACACCTTAAACCGTCCAAACAGTCGAGGAAGTGATCCTGATGGCGTAAACACCATCCCAATGTTTGCTAACGGGACCAGCACGCCTGTTTTCGACGGCGCAAGTTTTCGACAGCAAGCGAACCATGCTGCTGAGTCGATAAATAGAATCAGCACACGAGCAAAAGAAAGTGAAGCTCGTAGTGAAAATGAGTGGGTTGAACAAGATGAACCTGGTGTGTACATCACTCTCACGGCCTTGCCGGGAGGGGCGAGAGATCTCAAACGCGTCCGTTTCAG CCGTAAGAGGTTTAGCGAGAAACAAGCAGAAGAGTGGTGGGCAGAGAATAGAGGACGAGTGTACGAACAATACAATGTACGCCTAGTCGTTGACAAATCCAGTGTGGGTGTAGGAAGTGAAGACTTGGCTCACTAG
- the LOC108847517 gene encoding PH, RCC1 and FYVE domains-containing protein 1 isoform X2, producing MSRNARMTSDLSRAGPVARDIEQAVTALKKGAYLLKYGRRGKPKFCPFRLSNDESVLIWFSGNEEKHLKLSHVSRIISGQRTPIFQRYPRPEKEYQSFSLIYDERSLDVICKDKDEAEVWFSGLKALVSRCHQRRWRTESRSDGTPSEATSPRTYTRRSSPLHSPFSSNESFQKDGSSHHRIHSPYESPPKNGIDKAFSDMSLYALPPKGMSMDAFRVSLSSAISSSSHGSGHDDGDALGDVFIWGEGIGEGVLGGGSHRVGSSLEIKMDSFVPKALESTVVLDVQNIACGGQHGVLVTKQGETFSWGEESEGRLGHGVDSNVQHPKLIDALSTTNIELVACGEYHSCAVSLSGDLYTWGKGDFGILGHGNEVSHWIPKRVNFLMEGLHVSSIACGPYHTAVVTSAGQLFTFGDGTFGVLGHGDKKSVFIPREVDSLKGLRTVRAACGVWHTAAVVEVMVGSSSSSNCSSGKLFTWGDGDKGRLGHGDKEPKLVPTCVAALVEPNFCQVACGHSLTVALTTSGQVYTMGSPVYGQLGNPHADGKVPARVEGKLHKGFVEEIACGAFHVAVLTAKTEVYTWGKGSNGRLGHGDADDRNSPTLVESLRDKQVKSIACGSNFTAAVCLHKWASGMDQSMCSGCRQPFNLRRKRHNCYNCGLVFCHSCSSKKSLKACMAPNQNKPYRVCDKCFSKLKKAMETDASSHSSLSRRESVNQGSDAVDRDEKLDSRSDGQLTRFSLLEPIRQADSRSKKSKKYEFNSSRVSPVPGSHRGSLNITKSFNPTFGVSKKFFSASVPGSRIASRATSPISRRPSPPRSTTPTPTLSGLITPRIVVEDAKRANDNVSQEVLMLRSQVENLTRKAQLQQVELERTTKQLKEALAIASEETARCKAAKDVIKSLTAQLKDMAERLPVGSARTIKSPSHNSFGSSPDYVAAPSSNTLNRPNSRGSDPDGVNTIPMFANGTSTPVFDGASFRQQANHAAESINRISTRAKESEARSENEWVEQDEPGVYITLTALPGGARDLKRVRFSRKRFSEKQAEEWWAENRGRVYEQYNVRLVVDKSSVGVGSEDLAH from the exons ATGTCGAGGAACGCACGAATGACGTCGGATCTTAGCAGAGCCGGTCCAGTCGCGAGGGATATTGAGCAG GCTGTCACTGCTCTGAAAAAGGGAGCTTATTTGCTCAAGTATGGAAGAAGGGGAAAGCCTAAGTTCTGCCCTTTTCGCCTTTCTAAT GATGAATCTGTTTTGATATGGTTCTCGGGGAACGAAGAGAAGCATTTGAAGCTGAGCCATGTTTCTCGGATCATATCTGGCCAGCGCACT CCTATTTTTCAGAGATATCCACGTCCCGAGAAAGAATATCAATCGTTCTCGCTAATATACGACGAGAGGTCGCTGGATGTG ATATGCAAGGATAAAGATGAGGCTGAAGTGTGGTTTAGTGGTTTAAAAGCCTTAGTCTCTCGTTGTCATCAACGGAGATGGAGAACCGAATCAAGAAGTGATGGAACTCCATCCGAAGCTACCAGTCCAAGGACATATACCCGGAGAAGCTCCCCTTTACATTCTCCATTTAGCAGCAATGAAAGTTTCCAGAAG GATGGCTCTAGTCACCATCGTATTCACAGTCCATATGAGAGCCCGCCTAAGAATGGCATTGATAAGGCATTTTCAGACATGTCGTTGTATGCACTTCCTCCAAAAG GTATGAGTATGGATGCTTTTAGAGTTAGTCTGTCAAGTGCTATTAGTTCTTCGAGCCATGGTTCTGGTCATGATGATGGAGATGCGTTGGGAGACGTTTTTATTTGGGGAGAAGGAATAGGTGAAGGTGTTTTGGGTGGTGGAAGCCATAGAGTTGGAAGTTCGCTTGAGATCAAAATGGATTCCTTTGTGCCAAAAGCTTTAGAATCTACTGTAGTACTTGATGTCCAGAATATTGCTTGTGGTGGACAGCATGGTGTTCTTGTTACAAAGCAAGGAGAAACTTTTTCTTGGGGAGAGGAATCCGAGGGTAGGCTTGGCCATGGTGTAGATTCTAATGTTCAACATCCAAAGCTTATTGATGCACTCAGTACCACAAATATTGAGCTTGTAGCATGTGGCGAATACCATAGCTGTGCAGTTTCTCTATCGGGGGATTTGTATACCTGGGGTAAAGGAGATTTTGGTATTCTGGGACATGGAAATGAAGTCAGTCACTGGATCCCGAAAAGAGTGAACTTTCTTATGGAAGGGTTACATGTATCATCCATCGCTTGTGGACCTTACCACACAGCTGTTGTGACTTCTGCTGGGCAGTTGTTCACTTTTGGTGATGGGACCTTTGGTGTTTTGGGCCATGGAGACAAGAAAAGTGTTTTCATACCCAGAGAGGTAGACTCTTTGAAAGGTCTTCGCACTGTCCGTGCAGCCTGCGGTGTATGGCACACAGCCGCAGTTGTAGAAGTCATGGTTGGAAGCTCGAGTTCTAGTAACTGCTCCTCCGGAAAGCTCTTTACATGGGGTGATGGTGACAAGGGTCGTCTTGGGCACGGTGACAAAGAACCAAAACTTGTGCCTACCTGTGTTGCAGCTCTTGTAGAACCTAATTTTTGTCAAGTGGCGTGTGGACATAGCCTAACAGTTGCACTAACAACATCGGGCCAGGTCTATACTATGGGTAGTCCTGTTTATGGTCAGCTTGGAAACCCACATGCTGATGGAAAGGTACCAGCTCGTGTTGAAGGTAAACTTCACAAGGGTTTTGTCGAGGAAATTGCTTGCGGTGCTTTTCATGTTGCAGTTTTAACTGCAAAGACTGAGGTTTACACTTGGGGAAAAGGATCAAATGGCAGACTAGGCCATGGGGATGCAGATGATAGAAATTCACCAACATTGGTTGAGTCGCTTAGGGATAAACAGGTGAAAAGTATTGCATGTGGTTCCAACTTTACCGCAGCTGTCTGCCTGCACAAGTGGGCATCAGGGATGGACCAGTCCATGTGTTCAGGTTGCCGTCAGCCTTTCAATTTAAGGAGAAAGCGGCATAACTGCTATAACTGTGGACTTGTGTTCTGCCACTCTTGCAGTAGTAAAAAGTCCCTGAAGGCGTGTATGGCACCAAACCAGAACAAACCATATCGAGTGTGTGACAAGTGTTTTAGCAAATTGAAAAAGGCCATGGAAACTGATGCATCATCTCATTCTTCTTTGAGTCGAAGAGAAAGTGTCAACCAGGGATCAGATGCAGTTGACAGAGATGAGAAGTTGGATTCTAGATCCGACGGACAGTTAACTAGATTCTCATTGTTGGAGCCCATAAGGCAAGCGGACAGCCGATCCAAGAAGAGTAAGAAGTACGAGTTTAATAGTAGCCGTGTCTCACCAGTACCAGGCTCTCACCGGGGTTCACTAAACATAACCAAGTCTTTTAATCCAACTTTTGGAGTATCAAAGAAATTCTTTTCAGCGTCTGTTCCAGGCTCCCGAATTGCGTCTCGTGCAACTTCACCAATATCAAGACGTCCAAGCCCACCTCGCTCAACCACGCCAACTCCCACTCTTTCAGGGCTCATTACACCGAGAATTGTCGTGGAGGATGCCAAGAGAGCCAATGATAACGTAAGCCAGGAGGTGCTTATGCTAAGATCACAA GTTGAAAATCTTACACGGAAGGCACAACTTCAACAAGTTGAACTAGAAAGAACAACCAAACAGCTAAAGGAGGCACTGGCAATAGCTAGCGAAGAAACAGCGAGATGCAAGGCAGCTAAAGATGTGATTAAATCACTTACCGCTCAG TTGAAAGACATGGCTGAAAGATTACCTGTTGGATCAGCCCGGACAATCAAGTCTCCTTCTCATAACTCGTTTGGTTCCAGTCCTGATTACGTTGCCGCCCCTTCGTCTAACACCTTAAACCGTCCAAACAGTCGAGGAAGTGATCCTGATGGCGTAAACACCATCCCAATGTTTGCTAACGGGACCAGCACGCCTGTTTTCGACGGCGCAAGTTTTCGACAGCAAGCGAACCATGCTGCTGAGTCGATAAATAGAATCAGCACACGAGCAAAAGAAAGTGAAGCTCGTAGTGAAAATGAGTGGGTTGAACAAGATGAACCTGGTGTGTACATCACTCTCACGGCCTTGCCGGGAGGGGCGAGAGATCTCAAACGCGTCCGTTTCAG CCGTAAGAGGTTTAGCGAGAAACAAGCAGAAGAGTGGTGGGCAGAGAATAGAGGACGAGTGTACGAACAATACAATGTACGCCTAGTCGTTGACAAATCCAGTGTGGGTGTAGGAAGTGAAGACTTGGCTCACTAG